The Epinephelus lanceolatus isolate andai-2023 chromosome 16, ASM4190304v1, whole genome shotgun sequence nucleotide sequence tcaccccatgttacttTGAATTCATGATGAACACTTGGTTTTTCTCATATGCCCctacggtgaacgaagaatccaaaaatggagaaaattcctGATGAATAGGAGTCATAGGAGTCCGCGtctaacaacagcaaactaTCTTAATTCTATCTTTATGAACTCTCACACAAattgtgcagtgtaatccaagttcCATTTATCCAACTGTATAACTCAGTACCTCTGAAACACGTGCATTTTCCCTAAAACTACTacttaaaacacttctgcataaacagtctcacGCATGGATGAGTAGTGCGTGTTTTAATTAGAAGCACTGAGCATTCCACTGaaaaaatgagacttggattatactgcacgagttgtgtgagagtttgtaaacatgtgttttgatgtaattttgctgttgttaaaacgCGGCTCTATGACTTctattcatcaagaatttcctCTGTTtcggattcttcattcactgtttcatcacagttttcttcacacattcaatgtaacacaaggtgagtaactgatataggAGGGAttgttttgtgggtgaagtatttaaCCTATGTATATTATTTTCAGTGCCACTCTAAATAGTTGTACTTGTTCTGTacagacttaaagggatagtgcacccaaaagtgaaaatatagccattatgccgatggaggctcaggtgaagttttagagtcctcacaacacttggggagatccaaggggagagggggtagcagcacaactgcacctaatggaggcttacggcgccccagattcaaacgtccaaaaacacataattgaaaccacaaaatatcgccatactgcttgtccgtagtgatccaagtgtccagCGAGGGGAGACCAGTGAaaacgtgaacacacatgaacgcggtgtcCATGTCTCACTGTCTCGCACAAGctcgcacacgtgagcgcggtgcacagagaggcagtcagagctacaggctacaatgaggctaaaaacaacttcttatgtcggggcttcaggacacttggatcacggacgagcagtatggagatattttgtggtttcagttatgtgttttgggacgtttgaatctggggcgccgtaagcctccattaggtggagttgtgttgctactctccccttggatctccgcaagtgttgtgaggactctaaaacttctcctgagcctccatcggcatatgggtgagggtaaattttcatttttgggtgcactatccctttaagaccaGATAGTTTGTTATATTGATATGGAAATAAGTTACTCCTTTTGCTGTCCTTTGTGAGTTTAGAATAAGTCAATTAAACAACATTGTCTCTTCATTTTACATGTTTGCTGAAGACAGGGTGAATCACTTAAGTAGtcttagggctgctgtgaaactgcaccTACTTAGGGCAGCAAAAAAGTTAATCATGGGTGCAACGGTACAATGGACAGCCAAGTGAGGACCAATacaactgggctggacagccacaaaaaaggttcacaggctgagatgaATGCAAAAGAATTGTCAATTTATTAAGAACTTCCGTGCACAAAAAAGTTGCTCAAAgggcaaaaaataataaaaagtgaataaaatcaGCAGCAAATCTTTTAGTCTTTGACTATCATCAGTGCTGACGATAATCAAGGACTGAAACGTTTGCTGCTGTTGTATTGGTGTGCGGATCTCTCCTCCGTCCTTTCTTGATTAACTGAAAGAGAATTGATCATTtggtgaggtattcctttaatagTAATCTCAGGTAAAAGTCACACAAACTTTGCTGACTTTCAAAACCTTAGAAGTCTCCAAAAGTGAGTGCATAAGTGTTAATAAGTAATATGTAATAAGtattagtatttttattttaattcaaaataaaacacccataTTTCAAAATGCCGTAGATCTCTGAACAGACGCAGGACCAGCACACAACATCTTgagaaaataaatcactgaTGTAAATTTGCCTTTTTGATGCAGCAGTTTAATGCGCATCTTCCTAGCTATGTCACATCCAAAGCACTGACTCTCTTTTATCtaaatgtttttggttttggctTCACCTACTTGCAAGGCTCACAGAGAAGAGTAGGCAGTAATGATCTTGAGATTTGGTAACATGACTTCAGGTCATGTTATCAAGACCCAGTGTGAGAGTGATTAAACACGTGAGTGAGATCAGCGAGTCCTGTTTGCTGTTTGAAGTTGAATGaccttttttcctctcctcctcaggtGACATCATCCCCCCTGACTCCATCCTCCACTTTGATGTCCTGCTCCTTGACGTGTGGAACCCAGAGGATGGCGTCCAGATCAAAACCTACCACACCCCCCCCACCTGCTCCAGAAAAGTGGAGGTGTCTGACTACGTTCGCTACCACTATAACGGCACACTGCTGGACGGGACACTGTTTGATTCCAGGTTTGTTCTGTATATTAACCCCTCAATCACATTAAATACACTTacacatatatactgtatatgtaacaTCTCTCCTCCACCCTTTGCTGTAGCCACACCCGCATGCGTACCTATGACACATACGTTGGGATCGGGTGGCTGATCGCTGGTATGGATCAGGGCCTTCTGGGGATGTGTGTTGGAGAGAGACGCATCATCACTATGCCACCATCACTTGGATATGGAGAGAATGGAGACGGTGATTACTTACAATTCCTTTACATTCATTTGTTTCcttaaaggcacagttcattgccatttagttccattatattggagagaaggcagacatctctacagccgatatctccaacactcagcaactcacaccaaaaaaaagaggaaatgtatgtattttttgatttttgtgtTCACTATCGTTAAAGTCTGATCACATTCCTGTAAGTGACCCTTAATGATAAGAGAATTGTTGTTACAATGGAAATTATCAGGTGCTGTAGTTGCACACTTGGAACATGAGGTGGCAGTACATCACACACATTTGCAGTGAAACTACACATCTCATCTTGTTGTAACCTCTCAGTGTCAGTCCTTCTTTTCCCAAAACACCAGCCCTGATCAATGTCTTTGCAAACACTGCAACTTTTGAAGTCCTTTTAGTTTGGACTTTGACAAATTTGATTAATTGTGTCATCATTTTTTAGCCAAATACAGTTTAACTTATCTAAATTGAGTGACAGCTAGTTCAGTTCCTCAATTCCAATTTCCTTATTGCTCACCAGACAGGAAACGCAGCAGAGAAATCAGGAAGTGGCTAACTGTTTCCCTGTGTTTTCAGTCATTGTGCTACGTTAAGCTAACTACCTGCGAGTTGTTTGACATGTTTACAGATCTAAGAGAGGCACTGGCCTTCTCACATACTCATTTATCTGTCTGACATCAAGGGAGTAAACCTATCtcgccaaatattaaattattcCTTTACTTTTTGCCATGTTTACTTACAAGCACATATAGGACCAAGTCATTtctttgcaagtcacaagtaagtctttgcactcaaatcccaagtcaagtcaagactgacaagttttgagtcctaaacaagtcacaGTGCACACTTTACTAAATGTAAtggcattttaacaacagagtaataatagTAGATTAAATTTCCAAAAATCAGGAATGCTTTTAAAATTTGTAATTATTGGTTAAAACAAGTTCATTAAAAAGTGAAACTGAAGTTAATTGGAAAAAAGTAATGCTGACATTTCACTTTCAGGGCATGTAGCATTGTTAAAGCTGTAGTTGatgacttttatttaaaaataatattttgttaaattttctgaaactgtcactgaaaTCACACAGATCACTAAAATTACAAAACCATACTCTTCTGCCTAGTCTGTTGCCTTGGAGTGCTTTTCATGGCCTTACCACgcgtgaacaaaaacaaccaatcagagcggAGGATTCTCTAAGGCAGCTGtgaatcatgtcaatcactgctggtGAACTGCGGCCAAattgtcaaactaggcagctctgatcaaatatgaatcaagattctgttactgcattgcttatTTCTTGCTTCAGATTTGTtcagacatattttagtgtactgtttggctgtaaaacaagaaagtttgtgacccagccACCCTGTTGGAGACGGTTAAATGAGTACCATGTACTGCCCACCGGCCTGACCaacgttctcattttacagctaaacagtacactgaaatatgtgaaatataaTCGCATCCAGTCTGACCAACATTTCTAACTTTTAAATTAGGCCTCCATTTAATGCCAGACATTTGTAACAATAAATATTGTCATGTTCATGTTACATTATCATTGTTTCTACTAAAAGTTTATTCTTGACCTTGTAAAAATAGTTtaacaaaatcattttaaatccaCTTTCCACCAACTTGGTTGTGGAATTGATCCTGGTCATGATTAGAAGTAGTATGAGGAATAATACTTCAGTACTTCCTCATCCCTGTACCTGCCTCCTTCCTTGTCTTCAacctttcttcttcctctctccagGTAGCGACATCCCAGGACAGGCATCTCTTGTGTTTGATGTCGTACTTCTGGACCTCCACAACCCCAGAGATGGGATCACAGTGACCAATCAGGTGGTACCCGAGCCCTGCACGAGGAAGACCGTCGCTGGAGACTTTGTACGCTACCACTACAACGGCAGCCTCCTTGATGGAACATTTTTTGATTCCAGGTGTGTGTCAGAGTTAAATAAAGCTCATAGTAAATCTTATTAGAAACAGACATAAATGTTATTCCTCAAGTGGCCTCAGGGTGGCAGCATCACCCTGTGTACTGAAGACATATTGAGAGAGGAATCGAAACTTAAACGCCATTTCCTGTACGCTTTAAAAAGTGTTGCATCCAGTAAAAAGTTGTTTAACTTCTCTTTTTTAGTGCTGCCACAACAGAGGATTGGTTCATGTGGTAAATTTCTGGTCAGCTGACAAGTGTCTTTATATCCGAGAAGATTGAAAACAAAGTCTAAAATTAAACTAGAAAAATTAATGTCTTCAATTAAATATTCTAGGCTGTAATATAAAGATCTTTTCCAGTACatgtagaaaacaaaaaagtgttgcaaatatgttttatttatttctggtTATAGCTTTAGAAAATCTCTGTGAAGCTGACAGAGTTCTCTTTTTGAGGAACGTTGCTTGAAACATCTGCTTTGACAATGAACAGCTCAGTAAGTTCTCATCATGTGCAGCCGTGCAGGTTAGACCATGTAGCTTTTGTTAAGAAATTCTATACAGACATCATGGACTTACGAAAAGCCACCATATTAGCATCCTGCTGCACATCTCTACATGCAAATACTTATGCCAGACATTTGAGGTTTTCTAAAATGTCACGGCACTGAATGTTTGCATCAGCGAAAACCACAAATGCATCCTCCAACTGCTTCCTGCAACTCATGCACAGCGGTTTTATTGGTAAGATGTTCTCGAAATCATTTCCCTTGATTAGACTTATTTTGTGTCCTATAGTCCACTCTTTTAGGCAGTTGTgtgtcatttggtttttcaCTGCCTAAAGCCCTTTATGTGTGATCAAATAACAACTCACTTTATATTTAGTTCCCAGAatgactgtgtttttgtttttccatgggTCGgtgtaaaaatacttaaaataatattttctgttCCACAGCTACTCTCGTAATCGCACCTATGACACCTATGTGGGACAAGGCTACGTGATTGCCGGCATGGATGAAGGTCTGATTGGAGTCTGTGTCGGAGAGAGGCGCACCGTCATCATCCCCCCACATCTCGGCTATGGAGAGGAGGGCACAGGTgtgtttcaacatttttttaattttgaacaCTAATGAAATAATACAATACATAGACCTACAAttaagacaaaatgaaaactacaaaataagaacaaacacataaacaaaacaataaaagtgagcAAGAGCAGTAGTCACAACCAGGCGAGTTCACAAAATGTGGTTTACATGCACTTACTCTGTTATCTGTCTGTTACCCTCATACTTAGTACCCTTAATGAGTTCCTCTTTTAGGTATATTGCTATTGGGGACCAGTCCCTCACAAACTTCCCAAGAGTACTTCCTAAAGATGTAGTTGGTAACTtctatgaaaaaaatcatatttgctgaaactgtcactggtGGCATGTATACTGTTACCTAAAATGGTGCCTTGACACATTTAACTTGACCTTGGGCCAACTAAAATTAGCCTAACTTGTCCATTCATAAGTAAGCCTTGCACTCCAAaagggggggcgctatagcaaccgattgaaattgcaaactttgaatgggcatatgtCATGCCCcttatgtcgtagagacatgaaactttgcacagagatgcttctcctcatgaggaacaaatttgcctcaagaacccataacttccggttatatagattttccgccattttgaattttttgaaaaacacttaaaatcgagctcttcctaggaagtttgactgatctgcatgaaactcggtgaacataatctagggaccaatatctaaagttccctcttggcaaaagttggaaaacttactaaaactgagcttctataaggcaatgaatattgtggagggcgtggctcatcacataaaggtggataacatctcaagggtttcaccgatcaccacgcaactttgtaggcatatgaccacacataatctgaggggacccctccattattgaccccatcaaacaaaatgggggcactagagagctaatttcttatctaggcctaactgccatatcgatttttactaaacttggtagatatgtagaacaggacgcctcaaggtgactggaggaatttaactctaattggcaacaaggtggcgctataacaacagaaaaatgcttaaaaatggctaaaatgcgaccgatcgctgtggctccccctgtggctggatgttgggttttttttttctgattcttggtatgactaagtcatggtatggtatgctgtacataatcacggaaactgtcagtgtgtcattctgtcagtcagtcagtaattctaccagtgcgccccacttttaagtcaatacaacataaacactttaactatctgcctttcaacgagctacctcaactactaatgtacagttttagcccactaactatcccactattggcaatggtactactgtactttcaataaagcaatcgtactatcaagttcacaaaaactctgtctgaatacattgctcttcttaatgggttcagttgactatttaatctgcaatttcctatgacctgtatcccaaatacacaccatgtgaaactgtgcactcaatgggtatggactagtattcctttaatattggttctttttttttttttcttgttaccatatctctctctctcaggctCTAAGATCCCTGGCTCAGCTGTGTTGGTGTTTGACGTTCACATCATCGACTTCCACAACCCATCAGACAGCACTGTGGTGACCGTAATTTACATGCCAGATGAGTGTGATAAGCAAACCAAGAAGGGAGACTTTGTCAAGTATCACTACAATGCCTCTCTGATGGACGGCTCATCCATCGACTCCACGTAAGTGAGTTTCTGTGAGACGCCTCCTGATTTAACAAGTCTTAGAAAACTGAGAAACCATGAGAGACAAGTGTTGACAGTCCTGTGTGTGAAGGACGTGTATAAACAGCATGGTTGGAAATGTAACAGAGGGACGACTGTCGGGGAAAACTAAACATACAATTATTTATTTCTCTATTTCATTCCAACTCAATTTGTTTCAGGTATAATTATGGAAAGACATACAACATCGTCCTGGGAGCCAACCAGATAGTCCCAGGGATGgaggatggactgatggacatGTGTGTAGGAGAGAGAAGACACCTTGTCATTCCTCCTCACCTGGGCTATGGGGAGAGAGGAGTCAGTAagtcacacacaagcacacttgTAGTAATAATGGAGCATATATGTTGTGGTCTTTCCGATGAGGGGTAGTAAGATTCAGCTTTTTGTGCATGTGaccaatgactgtatataaagatggacaacacgtctccacttcctcccgcTGCACAAAAATGAGGCCATAGTATCCAGGATACAGGATACCATTTTCCGCTGTCGATGGCATTAGGAGACAGAGTGATTGCTTTATTTGATGtgcactttgagtttttagtttggtccATGATATGGCAgagtttatgacctatactgcagccagccatcaGGGGgtgattgagatgttttggcttcacttttggggagctgtcatgtcctccatctttattatacagtccATGAATGTGACCTGTGTGCAAGGCAAGGAGCTGTTTTACCATTTCCAGTCAGTCACTTACCAGTATGAAGGAAAGTTCCTCCACATAGTCTTTCTTTGGCTCCACTGAGTCTGAGCTGTACCACTACAACAGctaatgttgtgtgtgtgtgtgtgtgtgtgtgtgtgtgtagctgggGAAGTTCCAGGGAGTGCTGTGCTGGTGTTTGACATCGAGCTTGTAGAGATGGAGGAAGGACTCCCTGAAGGCTACATGTTCATCTGGAATGAGGATGTATCACCCGACCTCTTCACTGAGATGGACACAGATAAGGACAAGCAGGTGGAGCCCTCTGAGGTGTGTGATAATAACCTGCTGTTACTGTTATATCTGAAACATCTGAGACATTTCCCTTTTTGCTACTGTGCGTGTATCCTTAATTCACTCTCTCCTTGGTTTCCACAGTTTACTGACTACATCATGAAGCAGGTGAGCGAGGGTAAAGGCCGCCTGGCTCCCGGCTTCGATCCTTATCGCATCATCGAAAACATGTTCTCCAACCAGGACCGTAATGGAGACGGAAAGATCACAGAGGCAGAGTTCAAACTAAAAGCAGATGAAGCCGCCACTCACGATGAGCTATGACGGGGCTGAGTGTAAAACTCAGATCAGGGTGAAGGCTGAAGGGCCAGACAGCGGGGTTGTTATACATATGTGGGTGGTAGAGTAGAAAATGATGGGGTTGTGTGTGTAAAGTGAGTGGGTGTGAAGCAAGagagattttgttttatttttattttgaagatttAGATGATGGTCAAAGGGCGTCTTGTCCTTTagagggatagttcagattttttgaagtggggttgtatgaggcacCTATCCATAGTTAGTGTGTTACATAGAGTAGCTGTCAGTGGGcacgctcccagtttggagaagcagacagggaTACttccacagaagctaagcaatgcatTGCTGTGGACAGGTGCagcaagaaaacatattttagtcgCCTAAATGAGGACTatgtgaaccccccccccctgttttatttctctcttcaaagccaccagactccattgacaaaaacagtaattttatctcaTTTAACATAGgatgggagttgctggtctgtCGCTGCCTTGAtcggttagtttgtttgtgttatagaCCTTGGTGAATCTGTACGAACCcatcaaaacaccaaaatcaTGCAATAACACCAACaaactattttaatttcaatttcaaaGAAGCTTCATGGGCATGGAAagtatacatttatatatattatatatacgatgtaaaattactgtttttgtcaatggagtctggctgtgaagagagcAGTGTGACGGCTTCAGTTTATCACTTGTTTGAAGGCAagataaagtaataaaaaatatgttttactgcTGCCCCCATCTACTGCAATACTTCGCTTATCTTTTGGGGTGGtgctgtctgcttctccaaactgggggcactGACTATGGGTAAGTccctcatacaaccccatttcaaaaaaaactgaactatgCCTTTAGGAGCCAAATGAGtctgagaagaagaaagagggtGATTTAGGAGTGAGATTATTTTGAGATCTAAATACTGGGAAGAAAACAGGGTCTACGATGACAGCGAATGACCTTTTTTACCTCCTCTCCCATCAAGTTGTTGCCTTGTtttatgtgactttttttatttgaagggTACAAAAGCACTCGTGTGTGTAAGAACAAATTAATGCCTCACTCCACCATCTCTTTATTCATCACTCCCTCGTGACATTTATTGTTGTTaacattttgtggttgttttcttttcactgGGTATCAGCTCATCTCTGAAATATCTGACAGTCTTCCAGGAGCAATGAGTCGGCCATCATTCACTGTCATATGCTGTGATAGAGGGAAGTTGTTTCTGAGAGTTACAACTTgtgtattgatttaaaaaaaagtgattatTTTAAGTGAGACCTTCAACTAAgaatgacattttatttacacAGTTTACAGCTGACACCTTTCACTGTTTTACCTTTAAATGTCAGGGTGCCTTCTGTGTCTTCTGCTGTTCAAACCACCCAAGATAACGCTGAAACTGCTTTTATAGGGCTGATTGTGTATGCGCAGAGTGGTGACGTCTATGTGTGTGGCAGAAATCCCCTTAATAATGGCCTGTGATTTGAGACCCTGGGGTTGCAATCACTTTCGGTCATCTAGTTGTTTCATCACTtgtttgtttacctgtgtgagagagagagagtgagtgagagaatTGTGTAtgaatgttatttttgttttacttttttattcagGAGAATACTGAGGCTTAATGatgacaatgtcaacaaaaagTTTAATGATTAAATCCCCTGACCTAAATATATGCCTGCATTTCGTTTGTCCTGCCTTGGATTTGAACGAGTCATCCTGTTTGCTTTGGCCACGCTTGACCACTCCAATTATTTTAGCATCACACTCCTGTAACATCGTCAGACTCAGGATGGAcagggtttttaaaaaaatatcgaaattgatgcagcagaaccagagatgtcattttttttattccacacatttgTCTTTCTTGTTGAAGCCTCGCGCCTACACTACTCACAATGCAGCTCGATCgatgacaacttcagagtcagaGATTTTGGTGTTATACTGAATAGTTGGTAATTGCAGCCCTAATATAGATGGTTTCTTTGTGTGCTTTTCTCTTCATTGTGGAATGAGGGAACGAGATTTTTGGCAATGCCAATTTGGATTTTTAAAGGAATAACGTTACTTCACTCACAAAATGTCTATTTAaagtaaagtttagttgattcaaaacacacattaaacatggcttaatagagacaatttcaaacacaagtacacaaattggcttcactataatttgcaacattcacagacaaacacttgtctttatctggacacattttccccacaaattcaacatgctaacgttattagcatgtatta carries:
- the fkbp9 gene encoding peptidyl-prolyl cis-trans isomerase FKBP9 yields the protein MNQCLQGMLFLSVLVAFAACNAPPVPLDDILIEKTFVPEECVRAVKVGDYVRYHYNGVFPDGKKFDSSYDRGSTYNVFVGKKQLIEGMDKALVGMCVNERRLVKIPPHLAYGKKGYGDIIPPDSILHFDVLLLDVWNPEDGVQIKTYHTPPTCSRKVEVSDYVRYHYNGTLLDGTLFDSSHTRMRTYDTYVGIGWLIAGMDQGLLGMCVGERRIITMPPSLGYGENGDGSDIPGQASLVFDVVLLDLHNPRDGITVTNQVVPEPCTRKTVAGDFVRYHYNGSLLDGTFFDSSYSRNRTYDTYVGQGYVIAGMDEGLIGVCVGERRTVIIPPHLGYGEEGTGSKIPGSAVLVFDVHIIDFHNPSDSTVVTVIYMPDECDKQTKKGDFVKYHYNASLMDGSSIDSTYNYGKTYNIVLGANQIVPGMEDGLMDMCVGERRHLVIPPHLGYGERGVTGEVPGSAVLVFDIELVEMEEGLPEGYMFIWNEDVSPDLFTEMDTDKDKQVEPSEFTDYIMKQVSEGKGRLAPGFDPYRIIENMFSNQDRNGDGKITEAEFKLKADEAATHDEL